TCTCATCTGCTGATATGATCGGCCGTTTCCCTCATTTGTGAGAAATGCCAGCTGCTCTGCAAGGATGCAGCAACGATACCTCGCTCCCCATGTGCTGTAAGTTGAACATATGCCAGTTATTGCATTGCAAACTCATAGGCTAGTCCTCTCCTCTTATTCTCCACACGCTTCTTCTTTCACCTCTTGTTTTTAGATGAGGAGTCAGTGGGTCCTCTTGCTGTAATTATCATCCCTAGTCTGTTGGCTCTGAGCACAGTTTTAGTGGTGGCTCTGATTTTCTACAATCTCcacaagaacaaacaaagaAGACCCAGCACCTCAGCATACTTTACAAATGGTATGATTTGCAATAACTGTATATCCTCTGTATAGTTCTTTTTCATTAGTGCCTGAGAAAAACAGCAGGTGCTCCTATATCATTGGTTCACAGTAAGCCTGCAGtaacctttgtgttttttcaacagGCCAGCAGAGTGTATCCCTGACTGTAGCATGTATAGGCACTCCAAAGGTCCATGCAGCTTTGTATCCCTGGGAAATACCCGAAGAGTTTGTTCTGGAGGGACTAGAGTTTTGGCAGACAGGTCGTTATGGCCCAATTTGTAAAGGTCTGCTAAAGAAGAGAGACCAGAACTCCTCTGCTGTGGTGGTTAAGTGCCTCCGAGGTACAGCATGAATCTGTCATATGGCCAGCACGATCAGAGTCTTTTGTATGTGAAGAGTTCATTGGTGTTTTCAGATGGAGAGGGGCCAGATTCATTAATTAGATGTACAGTTTATTGCAATTCTAATTAAAAACAGATAACAAAGTTGCTGACTAACCATCTGTTATTTACACCATAAAGATGGCCCACACCAGCCCGAGGCTAAGGAGTTTGAAGAGTTGGTCCTCTTCCACGCCAAAGTGTGTAAACATGAGAACGTGGTGCGGATGCTGCACTGTCAGACCAAGTGTCTGCCCATGTATCTGGTTTTAGAGGCCTACAGCCCAGGAAACCTCCTCCACTTTCTCTGGACGCTCAGAAATGCAACGGAGGTACACAGCTTTGGTTGAAACCTGAATATGCTCTCTCCAATTCCTAAACTGCGCGCAATGATGAATTGTTTCTCTTTCCTCTAGAAGAATTCAAACATTGCAGATCCATCGCTGAATTTCTCTGAGAGGTCGGTTATTCTGGTGGCAAAGCAGGTGGCAACAGGCCTGGTGAGTCCCTTTTTGTTGGCTGATTATTcccaacaaacaacaacaactaaaatgTTCTAAATTGAGATGCCATTCTGTACCGCAGCAGGTAACGACCTGCATACCAATTTCCCCCTACATTTCGCTTGAattttgaatgaatgtttgGACCAAagattgattttgttgtttggcTGTAATTGGTCCCTCCATCAGGATTACCTGATGTCAGAGCACAGGCTGGTGCATGGAGATGTTGCTGCCAGAAACATCTTAATTGGCCCAGGCCTCTCAGCCCGGGTGTCTGGACTGGGCGTGGCCTTTAGAGGACGCAAAATGGATCCACTCATTAGGCAGAGGGCAGCAGAGGTGCCACTCAAATGGCAGGCTCCAGAGACGATCACGATGCAGCTCAGTATCGACAGAAGCGACGTGTAAGGGCAGAGCTATGGCTGAGAAAACAAAACCCACACAAAAAACCAGCTAGATTCAATATAAATTCAAAACatgttactttttcttttccctaGGTGGTCATTTGGAATCTTACTGTATGAACTGGTTACCTTAGGTAAAGCTGCATGTTCTATTATCTGTACTCATATTATTTAAAGGGGACAcgtcatgctcattttcagatTCATACTTGTGGATTTCTACTcgtacatgtttacatgctttaatgtacAGCACCTGTCTTTTTAAGGCCCTCTACCAAAAAAAGCTTGctcagctctgattggcttgcgagAAAAATATAGTGCATCTTTGTGGAATTAGTTGTCAAGCCGTGGGTGGAGATACTCCACATATTTTCTGATCTAGGCAGCCGATAAAAACTGActgggttgtcttatttcacagtatGTGAGTAAGTAGACACGCCAAATACCCAAATGTATctgcacaagcactgaaaaagtgagtttttcatgATGTGTCTCCTTTAAGCCATCAGTATTTGAGCCTTTTCACATCTTCTAAATGTACCCTTTCCTACAATCTGTAGTATTGGATCATTACACAATGATGATGCAGCTTCACAAAACCcataaaagtcacatttattgaatcttttttcttttcttttggtctCAGGCTCTCCTCCATACCCTGAGCTGGAGCCTCCGTCTGTGCTTCCAAAGCTACATGGATCTTATCGAATGAAGAGACCAGAGAATTGTGGAGAACCTCTGTAAGTAAACTAGTAAAAAATAGACCCACTTAACATAGAGTTATATATGTCACTTGATTTAGTCAGGTTATACTCATGAAAGTTGCGTTTccatttaacaataaaagcaattaCAATATAAACAGGGCAGAGCACTGACATTATAACAgtaggaaacaaaaaaacatacataactagcatcacaggttaAAAGCAAATTTAAATAAGTGAGTTTTGAGTACAGCTTTGAAGGTTTCAAGTTATGGAGAATGTCTGAGGTGCTTGGATTGagcaggggtgtgtgtgtggaggttggGGTCGGTGGATCTGAGGTTGCGGGTGAGAGTGTATTGGTGCAGGAGGTCCGAAAGGTATGAAGGGGCCAGGTTGTAAAAGGCTCTATATGTAATGAGGATAATAATTAACTGTATTATGTGCATTATCCACTGGCTTATTATGGGGAGCCAGTAGAGGTTTTGAAGGACTGGGAGGATGTGATCTCTGGTGCGGGAGTGGGACAGCAGACGGGCAGCTGAGTTGTGGATGTGTTGTAGTTTGTTGATGGTTTCGGTTGATGTGCCATAaaggatgctgttgcagtagtccagtagagagaggaggaaggcgTAGATGTAGGAGAGGTTGCTTTTGTTTATGGCTTTGTGAGTGCGGTCTGTCCGTCACAGTAGTCTGAATGGGGAGAATTGTGGCTAAAGGGGTTTAATGACAGGTGGGGCCAGTAGGGGAAGTATAGTCCCTCACCTCAACCATGCTTGAGGTGGCAGcatagaagaagagaaaggggggggggggtgtatatatatatatatcaaatattaaaatgatatatatacatttcGGGAACTAAAAGCTTTCACATTCTGGcgaaaatgttgaaataaaatgtagaatTCAATGCCACTCTCACTGTTAGTGTCTGTTGATATGATGCTACccttagcttgttagcattgttagcacaaagactggaagcagggggagcagctaacctgtctctgtctaaaggtgacacacaaaaaaacaacacctaaTAGCATATTTGCAAtattagtttcaggtgattatacactaatgaaaatgtagctttgattattatattacatatctgCTAATAAATaaccctaaatcctacacacccACCCTTATACAGACATAAGACATGGTATATCCTGATCTGACTTTTGGCAAGCAAGCGTCTTAAGGGTATttccaaaaatacaaaactatttattttaacaaagagCTGTCTTAAATTACCTTTGTATACTTTTAGGTATGATCTGATGAAGTACTGTTGGATGTGGAGTTTCAAGGACCGACCTGCATTCTCGGCCATGATAAAGCTGTTGGAGTCCTCTAAGCATCTGGCAGCTGATGAAGACATTTGTGTTCCTGAGGTCATAGACATTTTAGAGTATAACAGAAAGGCAGGACTGCTCTCATAGACTTATGTGCTACCAAATATGGCAACACCTACTAATAGGAAACAACATATAAACTGTGATTATCTGTAGGAATCCAACATCCACTGAGTTTTGTTGAATGTCCACCAATGAATGTATATTATACATGCATCTTTACAGTCAAACATCAATGTAATGATGAACTCGTGACATTGTAATTTCATTATAaactttttcctttctcttttgtcAAGAATGAATGGACAGTAAAAGCAAAAGCACATGTTCattaagatcttttttttttattcattgggCAAAGTacactttttgtatttgtaatgcTCTTTGCATGCGTACATTACTGTTGCTTCACAGtttgaaaaccaaaacactcacacaggaaAGCAGAATGTACCAAAGTAGATTTGTGTTCAGTCTGAGTATGTGCTAGGGCTGGGTAATATTTCAAATGAGAATTTATTGTCTTCCAATGCAATCAaatctacattaaaaaaataaatcaagaatgTCGTCCTGATAAAAAGCTATGttgtctaaattgataataacaagcacatagTAACTAAAATTTCTCAGAAGTTTGAGGATTTTGCAATTGagttcttaattaaatgggAAAATATCAGTGCTCTTCAattgtcaaatatttaattgaCTTAGGAGTATACAAAAATAGACattaccatgtggttatttcatttgttgaattaccagaaaacgTGCTTTTTCGTGATATATACTTTGTTAAGGGGATATCAAATGACCTTAATCGGAATAGAAAACCTCATCCATATAGCCCTAGCCATTTTATGCACTTaacacttttgattttttttttcacaacattgGTTATTGTAACCAGGTCAAGAACCACAGTGGGTTTAGATACACATCAGAACCAGAAAAcattgccttttgtgtttaattttctGGGTTCTGCAGGAAATTCTGCTTTAGTTTTACCTCAGAAAACTCTTTTAGTGAAACTCATTTAGATAACTCTTAGTGTTAACATTACTGATCGAAAAGAGTCTCACTAAtaaaattaatacaaaattgCATGTCTTCCAGGTTCTGATATTG
The sequence above is a segment of the Anoplopoma fimbria isolate UVic2021 breed Golden Eagle Sablefish chromosome 12, Afim_UVic_2022, whole genome shotgun sequence genome. Coding sequences within it:
- the si:ch73-206d17.1 gene encoding tyrosine-protein kinase STYK1 isoform X2 produces the protein MPAALQGCSNDTSLPMCYEESVGPLAVIIIPSLLALSTVLVVALIFYNLHKNKQRRPSTSAYFTNGQQSVSLTVACIGTPKVHAALYPWEIPEEFVLEGLEFWQTGRYGPICKGLLKKRDQNSSAVVVKCLRDGPHQPEAKEFEELVLFHAKVCKHENVVRMLHCQTKCLPMYLVLEAYSPGNLLHFLWTLRNATENSNIADPSLNFSERSVILVAKQVATGLDYLMSEHRLVHGDVAARNILIGPGLSARVSGLGVAFRGRKMDPLIRQRAAEVPLKWQAPETITMQLSIDRSDVWSFGILLYELVTLGSPPYPELEPPSVLPKLHGSYRMKRPENCGEPLYDLMKYCWMWSFKDRPAFSAMIKLLESSKHLAADEDICVPEVIDILEYNRKAGLLS
- the si:ch73-206d17.1 gene encoding tyrosine-protein kinase STYK1 isoform X1 — encoded protein: MPAALQGCSNDTSLPMCYEESVGPLAVIIIPSLLALSTVLVVALIFYNLHKNKQRRPSTSAYFTNGQQSVSLTVACIGTPKVHAALYPWEIPEEFVLEGLEFWQTGRYGPICKGLLKKRDQNSSAVVVKCLRDGPHQPEAKEFEELVLFHAKVCKHENVVRMLHCQTKCLPMYLVLEAYSPGNLLHFLWTLRNATEKNSNIADPSLNFSERSVILVAKQVATGLDYLMSEHRLVHGDVAARNILIGPGLSARVSGLGVAFRGRKMDPLIRQRAAEVPLKWQAPETITMQLSIDRSDVWSFGILLYELVTLGSPPYPELEPPSVLPKLHGSYRMKRPENCGEPLYDLMKYCWMWSFKDRPAFSAMIKLLESSKHLAADEDICVPEVIDILEYNRKAGLLS